The region CAGAAGTAATGACCGAGGTCCCTGTCAACTGACAATTTAGTACTTACCCATCTCTAAAATGCTTCCTAGCTCAGAGTCACAGGGGTTTGTGAGAgattttttggtgtgttttttggttttgggttttttccccttctgcttaAGAAGTAGTTACATCAGTAAGTCTTCttaatattgaaataaaacttcaaaatgtACTTTGTATGTTTGGCCAACAAACACTTCTCTGTTTTACCAtgcaataaatttaaaaatcaactcTGTTCATTGTCTTAACAAACCCTCCTCTGAAAGATAATTAAAACCACTTCCCAATATACAaccaaagttttatttttatagtctATCTTCAATTATGgcataatccttttttttttttttttaaccagtgaAATATACAAATCACACAAGACAGAAATATGTACATTAAATGTACAGAACAGAGGAAAGGACATAGAAGATTTACATATCTGAATgacaagtaaaatattttacattaaatagGGTTTTAATAGCTAGGATCATGAGATTCAGTTCTGCTCAGACAGAAGTCACTAAAAAGGAACATGAGGTGattcagcaaatgaaaaaaaaagatcatggTTTTTGTACAATAAAAACCAAAGTGACATATTCAATGAATTagtgctttatttatttctcttactTTAAAGATATTCTTTGCAAACATCTGAAGATGAGGGGTAAATATGTCCTTGTACAATAAATTAAGAGCAATAAAGCGCCATTAAGAAGCTGATAAATGATCAAGATGAATTTAATAATACAGCTTAAAGGCTTGTGAAAAGTCAAGGCTTTAGTACAACTAGGCTAAAGTGAAAGGTTTTCCTCACTTGGTATCtgcaaaaccattttctttaaCTTGTAGAATGGGACTGAGTTCGGAAGTGGCATCTGAACCAAAGATGAAATCCTGTGTAACTACACAGCATGGGGGGAACTCGTGTTGTTTGACAAATAACAATTTTCTGCTCAAAAACTGCAAAGCAAGGGCCGAATGCAGCATATTTTGGAGTTGGAAGGTGTCTCCTTTCAGCAATAATCAATAATGCCCTTAATGTGAGAGTGGAATAGAAGCGATCTCCAGACTGGTATCGATTCAAGTGCAGGGTGCTGCCTCTACCAACCACCCAAGGAAGTCCTGAAATTGGGAAGAGGCTTACTTCTTTGTGATTATCCTTAAAACTTTTGAATattaaaagttctttaaaaaataatttaaaaaaaaattaaaaccaccaAAAGCTTAGAATCAATCTAAACATCTGAAGagatctgaaaaagaaaataagggatGAACTGCCCCTTTAATTTagatgttttattattttctaaatcattaaaatatatatgtacaaaAAGCTTTGAAGTATCAGACACCAGAGACCACAGTTCTCCCATATAAATGTAACTGCTCGAGTATAGTCTGAACAGTTGTAGTGTATATCTGCAATATATTATCTAAAGCATGTGTATTAAAGACATAGGATGATAAATTTGGTATTGCTGCAACGTTTCATTGAACTATAACAGTCAGttaatgttattaaaatattaaactattGTCTCCTTGAGTGAAAGCATTCCCAAAATCTGcgaaaaaaaataaaaatcaatcaTTCCACGAGCGGGTAtctaatgatttattttctcacatAAAATTAGAGGAGTTATTTGTCAAGctgtgttttgaaagacagCCAGCTATTACACCATTTTAAGGCATTTTCAAATTTGGGGAACTCTATTTTCCATGGGCTTTCCAGGCTGGGAAACCAAAGCTGTTTGTAAGCATTGCCCAGCTCCAGTGCTCCGGGCAGCCTGCCCCGGGCTGCTCCACACCCGgcagcagggaagtgctgctccGGCAGATGAGACACTCAAACGTCACAATTAGCTAATGAGGCCAAACTCTGCCTTGAAGAATATCTTTATTATTCACCAAGGCAGATtctttttctgggattttttcctgtcttgctCGGTTCTGGAACCAGCCCCGGTGACTCAGGGATAGCGCAGTTGAAGCCTTTCTGATCCTTTGCTCTTTGCCCTCCGGTGACACTTGGCGGGCAACCGACACCGCACCTGGTGATGAACATACCCCTTATTTACAGAGCCCTACATGCACTGAACAGCTTTATACACCCTATTCTAGGAACTTCTAGTGTCTGAACCTAAAAGTCATGGACAGGTCTGTGTGTTCCTCACATCCATAAGGATTGTTCTAACATCCCAAGCACATTACATGGTTGCTCTGCCTACTGCACATGTATTACGTTCCATGGATCTAAATTAGGATATGTCGAATTTTCCCCTCAAACTACTCTATTGTTTGTAAgaaaagtcaatttttttttttcaactttgtaaaataaatattctcagATTCTCCCCCATTATTACCAAAAATATAAGCCTCACACAGTTCTGGGATGGACGCAGAGAGGGTTTCCAGGCACTTCTCTTTGcaacctttatatttttcttttttctttcttttttttccttcccccgccctttttttttccttttcttttttttttcttaaaagaagaCGACAACTCGTTGGACTCTATAAATAAAGTGGAGATAGTCCTGTGGAAAGGGAGAGGGGCCTGCACCCCTTGCTGGCAGGCGGCTGCAGTTCCTCCCACCTCATCCGTGCCCTATTTGCACACAAACTGGTCCACGATCTCTGTGCACAGCTTGCATTTCACGTAGCAGCACCAGTGGAACTTGCAGTGGCAGCGCTCTCGCTGCACCGTCTTGAACTGGTCGTAGCCCCGGCCGCAGCACATGAGTTCACAGCCGTCCATGCCCTCTGAGGTCTTATTGCACAGGCGGCCCTGGGTGCCCAGGGAGCCGGTGCTCTCGTTGCGCACGCAGTAGTCGGGGCTGGGGTCGATGTACACCAGGTCGTGGATGGTGGGGGCGTTGAAGCGGCTGTTCACCTGCACCAGCTTCCCCCGGCTGTTGAGCTTCATGGCGGCGGCGCTGTCATATTTCTCCTTCAGGGCGTCGCCCACCTTGCGGAAATCGGcgagctgcagccagcaggtcttcaggctgcaggagccagagaCGCCGTGGCACTTGCAGGCCACGTCAGCCAGGTTGTACACTGTCTGCAGGAGTcggggagagaaggaaaaaccatGATGAAAGACTAGCATGGCTGTGAGAGCATTTATACCCCTCACCTCCTGCCCTCTGTGATGCTCCCACTGGCCCCTCCACAGTATTCACCTTAGcatcctctcccctcctccaaTACAGTGGGAAGGACAAGTCAGCCAACACACACAtgcacccccagcaccccaaagagccaggaggaggaggaggaaagagtcTCACCAGCCTCTCCCCTCAACAGGGACAGCCacaacagcacacacagcccagaCAGCAGCATCACTCAGGCTGCGCTCAAATTTTAGGAATTTGCTCTCACGCCAGCAAAGGATTTTGCTGTTTCATTGAGAAATGTAAAACATCCCCTTATTTTCTATCTGAGTTACTCTCCCTATTGATCTCTGCTTGAGGCTGCAATTAGGGAAAGAGTTAAGATTCCTCTTGCtcctggctcagctgcagctgattGTCTACTCTTGGCTCGGCATCCTCCTCCTATCCCAAATACTGCTCTGGAAGAGAGACTTCATCCAAGAAGAAACCCCCAAACACCTATGGGTGGGAGTCAGAGCTACATAGCAATATCCTCTTTACAAAGCTTTGGCAGGGAAACCTCAGTCATTTGCCCTGTACAAATAAAATAAGAGTCAGTGTTGACACTGCCCCAAAAATCCTGGGGTCTGACACATTAGATGATACTGTAGACAACTTCCACCCAGCAGTTACAGAGTCTTAACGCTGCCAAATGGCACTGCAAAGATGAGGCTGAGGAGGGAAAGAACTCCCAAGTCTCTGTAAGCAACTGTGAAagtgtcatttttcttcttgctaaTAGTAATTGGCCTGTCCATTGCTGATTTCAGACACCCTCCTCTTACATTTAAATActattaattttcaattatCTTTCATCCTTCTTCACCTTAGAACACAAGTGTAAAGTCTCCAGCTGAGTATTGCTGGCACTTCAAGCTCTaggaaaataatgattttgGCTCTTCATATtcagactattaaaaaaaataaaagtttacaCCCAttcatttaaagcatttttgaGATTAAAGAACCCATGAAGACATGTTCAACCACAGAAGACCATGTTTTCTAATAGCACAGAGAAGCTTTTCACATCCTCTTaaaccagggaaagaaaaaaagtcagaacaATCCTGTGGCACGATTCCAGCCTGGGAAGCCCAGCACATCCCTCTTCCTTCCAACACACACTGTCCTGGTTGGAAATACCAACTAATAAAATTCTGTTCTGCTGAAAATCCACAGCGAGCAGGGCACTTTTCACGAAACAATACAGAGGGAAACACAACACGCTTTGGTCCCAGCCTCCCCCATGAGGAAAGCAACAGGACTGTCAGACAACCAGAAGCAACACCAACTCAtccccacccacccacccaccccctgtatTTGCCGTTTTCTTGTTTGGTGCATCAAAACAAAGACAAGCCAtggtggctgctctgtgccccgCTGAGCCACGTTCTGCCCAAAAAGAAGGGATGAGGAGGAGCGTGGAGGGACACTCACTCTTCTGCCGGCCTCGTTGTTGTGCAGGTTCATCATGATGCGGGCGCTCTCGTAGGAGCCTCGCTGGTAAACTCGCTCGCGCTCCCGGGCATCCACAAACTCCTTGGCGAAGCGATAGCCGTACTCGATGTTGTCCCCGCAGCCGCCCCACAGCCAGTCCCGGGGCAAGTCCTTGGGCCGCGCGGCACGGCTGCAGCCGCAGGAGGACAGCTCGCCCTCCCGGCAGGCACGGCTCATGGCGTTGACCACGCCGGCCGCGCTCACCGCGTAGGTGAACGCCGTCTCCCGGCTGCCTGCACAGAGACACAAGCGGGGTTAGGGGACAGCCAGCACGCCCGGCCCGCTGAGGGGCCAGGAGGACAAAGGCTCTCCAGAGCCACCAAGTTCACTTGCATGCTAAAAGGTGGAGTAACCCTGACCCATGCTGCCCAAAACGTCCTCACTATGAAAGAAGTGAGCAAAACCAAGCCATGTGAGCACACACAGAGTTTGTCACGAGCAGAAATCACTTCTCATTCATGGTGGTGAATGCTTGGATGAAAGAGCAGAATGGAGGTGGGTCAGGACCATGAGGCCAGAGAGGCCAAAGCAGCCATGCCTGCAtgtgaggggagggaagggcaaCAGGCTTCCTGTCCTTTAGAAGAAAGAGATGTTAAATACAACTTTTAAAAGTCTGGTTCTTAAATTACTACTTCTCAAACATGATTGATGCACTTCACCCACTTGTTCCAATTTATTTAAAGTTCAAGCATTTTACAAAGGTCTCCTGGTATCAAAAGAAACGTGCAGCAGAATAACACACAACTTTCCACCCTACACATTAGCCAGACACTTCTGGAGGAGAGTATTTAAAACTAACAACAACCTGTGCTGGTTATTATCCACCACTCCAGCTCCTGCAAACATGGCAAGGGAGCTCATGGACAATCATCTTTACAAattacagggaagaaaaagcccttGGCACAAGGTGGCCTTGAAGGTTTTCTCCTGCATCTGGTGCCCttaaatggaaatggaaaaccTCAAGTTTCCAACTTTCGTTAAGAAAAACTTACAATACCCATAATGTAAGACATGGGCACATACCATCCTATTGACAGTGTCTGATCCCACCTCATTTAGATTCTGACTTCCCCAATCACTTTTCCAAGGTTGCCACAAGTTCTGAGTACAACTAGCAAAGCTTTcagacaaacaaacacaaaacttgCACCAGGGAACAACACTTGaagtttgtttttccccttaagAGACAGCATCCCAATGGGTCTTTTCCAAGAAAGATTCTCAGACTGACTAAGAATagactaaatatttttttctgtttatatgaGTTAAGTTTTATTCCTTATCTTTAGTCTAATCAATAGATTAAGCTAGCTTTTAATCTtgattttacatgttttttcttAGGGAACAGCGTGGGCCTTTGTAAAATTAGGACTTTCAGAGGCCATGTTTTGGGCAAGTCATGTATATTTAGACAGCAACATTTTTAGGCAAAATCTCTTTGTACAAGACGTATCATGACAGGTCAAATCTAATAGGAGCTTTCAAGCACTTctgaaacataaataatttgaaGTCTGGTTCATATTTAACATCAAGATGACACCACGATCAGAGCAGCTTTGTTAATATAACAGCTGTCATCCACTGGAATAATTTTAGTAATAGATGCTGGgtttaaatgggaaaaatcagaaatcttaCGTTAGGAAAGATGAGACTTAAGGAAGATGAGAAGCACTTTGCTACCTAACTTACTATTGTCTGTACTCACAGACACCTGCTCTTGGAAGTATTTACATGAACTGTGGGTATAAAGGGTTACAGGAGTAGccttttcagttaaaaaaacatTGGCCTTATGTGGTGACTTAGGCCTCGCACGTACTGCAAACTATAGCAGGGGGAACCTCATACAGATTTTAATGTTCCCATTTGCTCTGCAACACACATTTTTGGATTAATTCCTTAAGCAAAATTTCCACTATAttgagaggaaagaaacatgGTCTGCTTTGGACCACAGGACTTGCCTCTTCGttccatttttgttcttttccatgTTTAGTTAGCTCATGCTTTCACATGGTTAACTCTGCTGCTTATTGCGGGATTTAAACTTATAAAGCTGACTATTTTTGACTAGTTTTCATTATTATCctggaataaattttaaagacCTTACTCTTagtgggaaggagaaggaaaggcttGGGTACAGGAAAGAGAGTTGCCCTGCAAGTTCCCTCCTTGGACATTTAAGCAAATTATAAAATAGCATCAGCTGCTGAAGCACACTTCAAGCCAACACTGCCTCAAGTCATTGACCCCAGGAACACATTAAGAGTGATGGTTCCACACGGATGAGTTACTCTGagttttaggggtttttttcttttttttttacagcctTTAGGCACAACTGTGCTTTCCTTCACTGTCAAACATATCTGTCTTTTCCCACAGTCCAGGATTTCTCTCTATTGTAGCCATGGCAAGCAAACACACATTCCAAACACGTTCAAGTCCCCTCTCTCccatatatataaaacataGAAATGGAACTGTTCAATATACACACACTGTAGGAAGCCACCCACAGAGCAAGGCGCTGAGCTTTACACTTGATCTGAATAAGTCTGCAAGaacagaaccttttttttttttttatacctgAACATAAGatacaaaatgttctttgtcttgcattttaaaagcattcaaCATCAAGCTGAAGGCAGAACAAACTGGACCCCAACCACACGGAGCTGTTGGGGGAGGATCCAgtgattttgtttcctgttaGCACTCAGCTGTGTGTGCAAAGCCCATGTGCAGCCTGCACAGGGCTGGCCACAAAGCCAGGAGAGGGGGCAAAGTGGGGAAGGCAGCAAGCACCGTGGCCTGACCTGGGAACCAGCACCCAAGGGGAGCAGTGCAGAACACAGGCCCTAAAATTTTACAGTTCAATAAGCCACAGAGCAAGTTTCCAAACCCAACGGCAGGTTTATTTGTACAGCTTTAGCTAACTGCAGGGTAAATCCTGGAAGAAAGACTGTCCATTGACACACGGGGCCGTGGCTGTGCCGGCGGGCAGTGCCGTGCCCGGGAACTCTCTGGGGCACAACCAAGGGCACATGGCAAAATCTCCCAAACAATGTGCACTCAGAGCCTGCAcctcctgcactgcagggagcaaGGGGCATCTGACAGCCCATCACACAGGCCATGGCAGGCTGAACTCAATGGAATCAGGCTCTGAAAGTGTCCACTTTTCCTTCCATGCAGAGGAACACCAACTGGTCCTAACAGCATTTCAGCGTGAAATACTACAACTGTTACACCACCTTCCTTGCTCTCAGTGAATACACTCTTCATGCTCTAACTCCTGAATATGGCTATTAACCTTGCTTCCATCTGCAATTAGAGTAAGTGGCTTAATTACATGATGAATTGCTGTGTAGACATCAGCTAATACAGTCATATCCAGCAAAAGGGTGCGGCAAAGTTATTTAACTTGAAAGGAACCACCTTTAAATATATCTGTCATACTTGGGGAGGGCAGAAACATTGATTCCAGAGACAGACACCACAAACCACGGGCCCCATCCTGTACACTGCTTCACACCAGCAGTCCCCCTGAGCTAATTTTCACTTGCTTGGATAATAAATAAGGGCTGAAGGATGAAGGCCTAAATTTTaaacagattaattttctgACATTTGTTAGATTACTAGAACAGAGAGGTGTACAGAAAAAGCTTGCTTTCATGTTACATGTGTTTCAAGACTCTTGCTTGAgtaagcttaaaaaaaccccttgatgGGGGATTAATACTGTGCTTCAAAAAGCCTAGGGAAGGTTGTTTATCTAAAATCAAATGTTCCAATTCAGTACTTTTATgcaatagaatttttttctatttgtctAACAATCTCCaaataaaaacttcttttaaCAAGAACTGAGACCAAATGTGAATTGATGTATTCCTTCAACTTTAACTGGAGTCAGCCCATTTACAGACAAACCTAGACTGAGACcgattttaaaactttttcttttgtcaaagCAGGACAGAAAAACACTGACATAAAAGCTTTACTTTACAACTCCAACTAAAAAGCAGTGCTGCATTTGCCAGGGTACTGCTCACTACTTAAAAGATCACAACTGCCACCCAGAAAAATAAACGTTTTTCAGTTGATTACACAAAATCAGCAGTCTGATTTGGGAAAGTCACAGGAAGGTTTCACCAAGGACCCAGTTCAACAGCACTGGTTAAAATTTTGCCAAGGACTTTAAAATACTATAAGGTCCCTAAATgccagggaaggcaggcagcaCGTGAGCACTGGAGAAGGCCATTTCAAAGAGGATCTGATAGGGAAAGGGTAGGGTGTCCACCAAATTGTGATAAGATGTTAAACAAGAATCTGTCTCTTACCAGCAATGTGATTCCATTAAATGGGAGTTATAAGAACAATCACACATTTTGCCATGATAGAACTGATTTCATGAAAACTACCCCGCTACAgtactataaaaataaatctgttttccttaaaaagagggaaaaaaaattaccagatCTGGAAATAAGCAAGGAGGAATTGCCTATAAACACTAATCGACAGAGCAGCAATTTTCAGTTAACCTCTGGACCAAGAGCGATTTATTATCCAGCTGCTAACTTTGGAACTAGACATGGACATCTTTAATTTTACAGGACGCTGCTGGTTTTAATTCTTGTAGGTTGCCTTCGTTTTGTCTCAGGTTTTCTAAAAAGAGATTTCAGGgcctcattttcctttctcccctaTTCCcatatgcaaatatatattcCTACTTTGATTTCCAAGACACATGGCTGGACAGTGGTGGGAAATCACCTCCGGCTAAAAATAATCCAACTCCTTTGCCAACTTTTAGAAACACTTGATTGTATACAGTACTCAGTAAGAACCTGGCAAGAGATTCAAGTGCAGAACAGTGTGTGCCATACATATCCTTAGACAAGAGTTTAATCATAAAGATGTTGCTTCCTACCTATCTGCATGACTCTGCCAAAAACAGAGTTGTTGTCCACAGTGCTGCAATTCCATCTTCTGTGTCTGAATTGATACTGGCACTCCTTAATGCCCGTCTTTGCACCCTCTCCAATGAACTGCATGTGGTCCTGATACAATTGGCAGAGTTTCTTCTGTCCTTGGGAAAGCCCTGCTAGCTGGCTACATAGTGGCTGGGCTCCTATAATATACACCTCTGACATCTGAACAGGGTTCATGGGGTTCATGGGGTTCATCCCTAAAGACCTGCATAAAGAAAGATTTGCATTAATAAACAGaagacttcaaaataaaaaaaaaataattttttataaaaaaaatctataaatcaCAGACAGAACTGTATCATACACGAGTATACAACTCCTGCTTGTGCTAACAAgtgaggaaaaaccccaaagactTAAATATGAAACTTTTGTTTTAAGGACAGGACAGAAGTCATTAGTTTCCATCCATGTGGTTATCACCATACATTGTGTTGACTGAAGCACTACACAGACTTGGAAGACTTGCATCTAGGCAGTCTTTTAGCAGCTTAAACTGACATAGTACAAATAACAGAAACTCCAAACAATTGCAAGgccaggaaaataaataaagcaaaaatgaaaaaagctcTCCAAAGCCCAATTTGTCTCAacacatattttatatttaagtCTGGGTTTTTCAATCTGATCTATAAACAAGTAGGGAAATCTTTAGCAAGCCAGAAGTTAGAAACTTGCTACAGACTACTTCTAGCTTCTTCCGAATGACAACACAAAAACATACAGGCAAGTATATTCACGCTAAACGAAATCAACTTTGTTTCCTTAAAGTGCTCTTCACATGGtacatttcaattaaaaagtgGCCATTAATCCAAAAGGCATcactggaaacagcagagaaacaccTATTTCAAGAACTCTCAACATGGTACATACACAGATAATTTGCCAAAGCAGGAATTTAAATGTACTTCTTTGtaatgaaatatatttgtaaacAGCTCAGTTGCAGAAAACTTCAAACCGAAACTTTAAGTTTTTCCTTGcaaatcagcattttctcttATACATGCAAAACTTCTAACCTAAGGGAGTTGAAATGTCCCTTTTAAAGGAGAAACAATTATAGTTATTTAAAGATGATAAAATTCATAGAGAATCTATCATACAGCATTTCTAAAAACCGTATTTGATAAGACGAGACGTTGCACATTTACCCTTATTTGACAGACCCGTTCCTTTTCCTACACAACATATCCCAACCAGCGCACTTCTCCCCTGCTGCCTTGCTCCTGCCGCACTCCCGCAGAAACAAAGTACAGAAGAAGCACAGAGACATTGAAGCGAGCAAATCGTGACACCCCCTTTCAAAACCAAGCCGATACTAGATGCTTACCACCAAGAGCTGGCTTCTATTACAACCTGGGTAAAAGAGGAGAAAACGGCCAGAGCCACTACGAGGTACTGAGAAGCCATTGTACTGCCAACTGTCCCCACAGCACCTCCGTGGATTAATACTGCACTGGATTTCtagaggggggagaaaaaggatCAGATTGTTTATTGCTTCTCAGACCATTTTCGAGCATTCAAGTTTAAACAACGGAAGTCTCCGGGCCCCTTTTAACTTGACTCTGACTCGCCGGCCCTTCTCCCCGCCGAGGCTCTGGTGCCAGACACAGGCACGTCGCGGCTCCCGCTCCACCGGGCAGAACCCACCCCCgcacccccacccccccgcgGACACCGCCTTCCCGGGCGCCCGCCCGTCCctctgccccggccccgccgctcccgcacCCCGCCCGCcacgggacgggacgggaccAGGCGGAACAGCTGCTCCGCACACGGGACCCCATCCCCGCTGCCCCGGGGCTACAGCGACCCGCGGGCCCCGGGCCGGGCATTACCCCATCGCTGCCCGCGCCGGGGACACGAAGGGCTCACGGCTGGCTAAAGGCGGCTTCAGGTTTGCAAAGCGAGCCCGAGAGGGAAGGGGGGCCGGTGCCTCGAGGGGTCGGTTCCGCGGGGTGCCCGAGGGCTCCCGCCCGGGGACGATGCGGCCGATCCTTGCCCTTCCCCGCCGTCCCCTAAAACATCTCGGCGCAGCCTCGGGGCTCCCGCCCTCCGTGATCGCCGAGGCAGCCCCGAGCTCCGCGCTGGCACCGCGGTGACTGCCCCGACGGCAGCCCCAGGATCGGTACCGTCCCGGGGAGGTACCAGGAGCGACAAGGAGCGGCTCCGCGTCCCGACCCGGACGCTGCAACAACCGGGCTGCCGTCTTGGAAGTCAAACGCTTCCCCCGACAGGTCCCGCGATCACCGTCTGGTCCTCACACGGGACTCTCTCACTCGCTCCCCAGAGCCATTCCCGGGGTTTATTTCCCCTCCCCTcggaaggaaaaaaaaaaaaaaaaaaaaagaaaagaaaaaaaagaagaaaaaaaaaaggacatttcgACACTTGGGGGCTCCCTATTCCCTATTCATTCTCCAAAGGCCCTTAACGCTGAATTGAAGGTGTTCttaattctaatttatttctgtttgcgAAGGGCCGGGAGGAACGGAGCGCTGGCAGCGGGGCCGGACACGGAACCTGTCCGGGCACACGCGGGGAAGCTGCCGCAGCGTGGAGACCCCCGTGCGCCGCTCCCCGACACTGCGCCGGGGACGCAGCCCGGGGGCGAACCCTCGCCGCGCCGTGCGGGTTAAACATcccctgcccaggggagctgagcCCCCCCAACTCCCCACTGCTGGGGGTGGGTAAACGGGGGCCGgtctcctgcagcaggaagagcccGCCCGCCTCAGAGGGGCTCAGTCCCGGCAAAGGTGCGAACACCGAGGGCGTAGTAAGCGAGGGACGAGGCGAAGCCAGGTGTGCGCGGGG is a window of Corvus cornix cornix isolate S_Up_H32 chromosome 12, ASM73873v5, whole genome shotgun sequence DNA encoding:
- the WNT5A gene encoding protein Wnt-5a isoform X1 — translated: MGTGVSDLLRKSSAVLIHGGAVGTVGSTMASQYLVVALAVFSSFTQVVIEASSWWSLGMNPMNPMNPVQMSEVYIIGAQPLCSQLAGLSQGQKKLCQLYQDHMQFIGEGAKTGIKECQYQFRHRRWNCSTVDNNSVFGRVMQIGSRETAFTYAVSAAGVVNAMSRACREGELSSCGCSRAARPKDLPRDWLWGGCGDNIEYGYRFAKEFVDARERERVYQRGSYESARIMMNLHNNEAGRRTVYNLADVACKCHGVSGSCSLKTCWLQLADFRKVGDALKEKYDSAAAMKLNSRGKLVQVNSRFNAPTIHDLVYIDPSPDYCVRNESTGSLGTQGRLCNKTSEGMDGCELMCCGRGYDQFKTVQRERCHCKFHWCCYVKCKLCTEIVDQFVCK
- the WNT5A gene encoding protein Wnt-5a isoform X2, with amino-acid sequence MEKSSAVLIHGGAVGTVGSTMASQYLVVALAVFSSFTQVVIEASSWWSLGMNPMNPMNPVQMSEVYIIGAQPLCSQLAGLSQGQKKLCQLYQDHMQFIGEGAKTGIKECQYQFRHRRWNCSTVDNNSVFGRVMQIGSRETAFTYAVSAAGVVNAMSRACREGELSSCGCSRAARPKDLPRDWLWGGCGDNIEYGYRFAKEFVDARERERVYQRGSYESARIMMNLHNNEAGRRTVYNLADVACKCHGVSGSCSLKTCWLQLADFRKVGDALKEKYDSAAAMKLNSRGKLVQVNSRFNAPTIHDLVYIDPSPDYCVRNESTGSLGTQGRLCNKTSEGMDGCELMCCGRGYDQFKTVQRERCHCKFHWCCYVKCKLCTEIVDQFVCK
- the WNT5A gene encoding protein Wnt-5a isoform X3; amino-acid sequence: MASQYLVVALAVFSSFTQVVIEASSWWSLGMNPMNPMNPVQMSEVYIIGAQPLCSQLAGLSQGQKKLCQLYQDHMQFIGEGAKTGIKECQYQFRHRRWNCSTVDNNSVFGRVMQIGSRETAFTYAVSAAGVVNAMSRACREGELSSCGCSRAARPKDLPRDWLWGGCGDNIEYGYRFAKEFVDARERERVYQRGSYESARIMMNLHNNEAGRRTVYNLADVACKCHGVSGSCSLKTCWLQLADFRKVGDALKEKYDSAAAMKLNSRGKLVQVNSRFNAPTIHDLVYIDPSPDYCVRNESTGSLGTQGRLCNKTSEGMDGCELMCCGRGYDQFKTVQRERCHCKFHWCCYVKCKLCTEIVDQFVCK